ttttattcaccaaAACGATACCATATCGCTTACAGAGCATCACTTAAACACTACTgcaatacatttaaaacactAAAATACTGGTGTTCATGTAGGTCATGTTGCATATTCAAAATGTGaatagaaaatgtgtagaatttttgttttgttttctgttccaAAATAGGTTGCAATACTGTAATTATATCATAAATAATGCACTGACACAATCATTGTATCAGCAAAGGATACAAAGCCCATCTTTCTAGCCAATAAACTCCCAACCCAGCTTCTCAGAGTCACAcctatttttttaatcttttttagCAGAACTCACAGTAGTTACACTGATAAGATAAATCGGATCCACTACAGTAGGATCATGTTTAGTCATACCCCTTTTCCACCGACAAGAACCAGGTGCTGGTTCGGAGTTGGTTCGACTGACAAAGCCTCCGGTTTGCTTTTCCACAGGCTAAAGAGCCGGCACAGAGCCAGGTCTTACGTCACTGTATACGTCTCATCTTTCCCAGCAACAAACACACCATCAACAATGGTGGACGTTGCTTTGCTATGGATGTTCATGGCTTTGCGGACCTACATCGGCATCCAAACTCGGCGGATCCAACGTGTTCGCGCGGCTCGCCTTCATAGTGCAAGAGAGCAGcttgtttcctcctctgaccactgctgttgttgtttaatCACGTCCATCGTGTTTATCTGCTAATTCAGAAATAGCGGTCGCAAGTTTCTGTTCATCTTGTTGGTCACGGTAACCCCGCCCCCAGCCGCTGACGGAAGCAGTTCTTACTTCTGGCCCAGTGATGATTTGGTGCTACTTAAAGTGTTAAAGCGTAACTAGgttgccaaaatgcaacctagcgtctttttgtgaatgtacccgagtcaaacattcgtttaaaagcatatttaggatggAAGcgtcacttttaagatttaccgtattcttgtttttcggtcaaatggccttttgaatgggagtgctaggggcacttttatgctagcctcaaaatagctatttttaaaacactgagAAGGCTctacacaacatgagactttgctcgaATTATCACCAGGGGCACTACACCTTAACGAGAGCGTTGACAACATtctttgtgtacccagagtttactaaaaagaaaggctttgaccaactcaccgtagctcttgttgtttccggccactaccacctcggcagtcaaatcGAGTCGATATCAAAACAAGTAGCCACATATTTAGTATATCCCTTGTGCATCGGTGttgttcatgtgtagagcccctggtgatacttcgagcaaagttccATGTTGTGTCAAGTCTTctcagtgttttaaaaatagctattttgaggctagcataaaagtgaccctagcactcccattcaataggccatttgaccgaaaaacaagaatacggtaaatcttaaaagtgacaCTTTccatcctaaatatgcttttaaacgaaagtttgactcgggtacattcacaaaaagaccctaagttacattttggcaagagttacgctttaagaaCCACTTTTACTGGTTCGGAGCTGGTGCTTTGGTGGTCGAAAAACAAAGAACCGATTTGAAACTAGGCTCTGGCTCCGAACCAGCACCAGCTCTGCCTCGGTGGAAAAGGGTAGACTGTGGGTGAAATTAATCCAAACAAACAGGTAACGAAGCACATATTTATGTTCAGCTGACTGTTTCGTAGGCccacaaacaataaaaataaacttcaTCCGGCACCCCCAACACAGCAGAGGTCCCCTTAGGCCTCTTTCCCGCTCCGACACACGATTGGAGTGTTTTGAGTTTGAACAGGTGAGACGTGAGTAAGACCAATCGGTAAGTAGGGTGTGGCAATTTTGAAGGCCAGTGTTCTCGAGGTGAACAAAGTGTGCTAAATTATACAATTTGTGCGCAGAGTTTAGCAGTCTGGAGGCTTGTTGTTTTAAcgcttgtgttgacttcgggtgacattgacccgttttcaatttttgttttatatcagaaaatatgggacgtagaaataagcactgaaaatgtgtagaagaaaaatttaacaatttataacgttggaaaaaacaaacaacacaagggttaaatatgaCCTTCAAGTTTTCAGAATTGTGTGCGCAGGTCCATTTGTTGTGAGTATGTAGTACAAAGAGAACTttcaaatttgttttggttttatgccCCTCAACTGTTTTCGCTTCAGTCTCACAGCTCTCATTAATCTCATTTCCGGCAGAAGAAGGCGGCTCGTTCATGAAGCCGTTGTACACCACCTGCTTGgtagcaaacagcagacagacacagctaGAGGAGAACTGGTGGacgtagtggagcatttagcagccagAGACTATAGAGAATATTGGATTGACATTCATCAGGTGAGCAGAGACACGACCCAAATAGTTTGCTAATGTTGCTtcatgtctgctggatgtgtaaaacGAGGCAAGTTTTTGCAACTTTAAAAGGTTATAATATGTTAATCTTGTGTTTGGTTTACACCTTGTTCTgttgcccccaagtggccaaataAAACCATCACTGCAACTCTAacttaacctgactccgccagatggattgcttcgcatttgcttggcatatccatctgggaactttctgttggaaaacttttgggaaggggcgaaaatactggttaactgattggataaaccatctgtctatcaccacctatgttggtgatagatgggccaactcaaccaatcagatcaaactcttccTGAAACCGGGAGAAgaacaaaaacatcttttcctcagagaaaagcctccagtgctgttttttgctcttctttcaatgaaggaatactttctaattcggataaaacttacgcgatagctacgctcatctcatccgtggaagctgccatgttgtttagactaacagtcgcttctcgttgcgtcacacctaaacccgcctcaaaaccaacgctgattggtcggttgtTTGTCGGttgaacggctccaaattttctctatctcaagatgacAGACTGATCTacgagtagaaaactggagctcgcgagatgaggacggtctcacgaggctaactCTAAGTACCTCATTAGCATAAATTACTGGGGTCTAATAATATACCCCATTGATATAGTATTTTATTTTGGGTTATATATTTTTCCAGGCCTATAGGACTGCTGTTCCACCAATACAGTCTGACAGGTAAGGCTTCCCTCTGCAAGGAGCCAAtcacacttaaagtgatggttcggagtaattcaccctagggtcctttgcaccatgacctcgagccaaacaccccctcagaagcttttttcacctgggtctaacattgggagagttagcgtagtgtagcgttatcagctgaatagcttagcgcaggggctaatggacccacgtttgtatcttgtaagttaccccacctaataatgcccgaaatgataccaacgtCTAccctagtacatataggttatgctctcataaaacgatggattggaaagtttgtaagtacaccgaagtttatgaacacttgcctgctctcttcagctctctgctgctgctgctgctacctgcagttagacggaGTGCTTAGTGCCgagtctacaaattactaccgacaagagatacaacaaaaatatttattaattgaatgattaaataaggtaatgtctccaaacttacctcaattattacttgtctcctgttagttatactacagcacttataaaaaaaaaaaaaaaaaaaaaaagttaaattaaaaatatattttgttgcatctcttttcgggtgttgtaatttgtagagcGTCCCCCTAGCATCTTACTAGCTGTAACAAACaacagcagagaagaagaagccagcaggcaagtgttatttacataaacttctggtgctACAAACTTCAATCCATCGCTTTTACTGAGTGCACACCTATTTGTacctacttgtagacgtttggtatcatttccgGCGTTATTAGGGGTAACTTACAACATACTAAGCGTCGGCTCCCGTCCGCCTATCAGCTGTTAAGCTGATAACGTActctaactctcccaatgttagacccaggtgaaaaaagcttctgggggggtgtttggctcgaggtcatggtgcaaaggaccctagggtgaattactccgaaccatcactttaagcctgTGACATCCTGGGATCCGGCTGGCAGGCCTGACCCACTAGGTTCAGTATGTGTTTTTAGAGAAGTGCTGATTATTCAGAATGATAACTCCCAGGCAGCCCAGGACTGCAGGATAATGTCAGGATCCTGACAGGAAGTAAAGAAACACAATGACAGTCTGCCTAACACATAGATATGTCTttgctctgtcagagcaccagcTATTCCAGATTGCCTTGTGGACTACTTTACAATGCCAGGTGCCTGGGAAGAGGCAAAGCGTTAGGCTCAGACAGAAGCAAATGGCCCGGCTGGTCGGAGGCCAGTGCCTGACAGCCTGAGAACAACGGTCTTCTAGACTGGTGTGCCAAACTGCTCTCTTCAAACCTGTTCAGTTATTCATTGTCTAATGTTCAACTCTATAAAGCgggatttatgcttctgtggaGGCTCCGCGCATatctttcaccgtagcctacgtaagtggcctgcagtttatacttgtgcgttggtgtgtgtgtcgatcTCTTGAAGAgaatagctgtgtgtgtgtgtgtgtgtgggtgggggtggcAGAGCGAGTGacaagtgtctcccctgttctttctgaccacagtgggaaatatggagcaggaaaagttaaccctctccttgatttcatgttgtttatggagaaagaAAACCcagaaatgagtcgggggggatCTGTATGTCCACATAGCTACATACACACAGCATCgattaacgcagaagcataaattggcCTTATCTTGCAAGATCAGATCTCAAGTCCTTGACCTGAACTCTGGTTGAGTTATTCTCTGAAcggttctgttttttttttgcccaccCAGCACCATAACTTTTCATTAACACCATTTTTTCCCTGCCCTCTTGGGGAACAAGCTGAAAACATGACATAATATCGCTTTATAAAGATTTTTGGGCAAACATATTAACAAACTTTTGCCTATTTATCCATCCAGCAGACAACATTAGCATTGATTTAGAGTcatgtccacctgatgaatgtctgTCCAATATTCTCTCTCCTTTAGCTGTTTctgtctccaccaactcctgagggtatatctgtctctttagctgctaaatgctaaatgctccactgtgttcaccagGTAGTCTCTAAATACACTGTTAAAACAAAATATctattagtgcagctttaaaggggtgatagaatgattatatagggtatttcacactgttccttatggtctcctaatggggtatgtaacattggttgggctgaaaatggcctggttgatattttattggcccttatgcatccctgtgttttggccctatttgtaacaagagcttttcttccaaatatggtatggtcatgaatatttagatgagctgcgcgctgattggttgagcgacttgccatacgcacacattagggacgcgtgctgattggttgagcgaattgccatacgcacacattagagacgcttgctgattggttgagcgaatccccaatacacacacattagagaagcgacagaatctcatattccagacactgcaatgtttcattaccaaattcacttctgagacttttttaagcgagaaatcaactatgtaaatctcaaatatgggccgttttacaaaatttgatggctaattgcaaatttggtaagacgtgtcggactttatgagctccacacagtctgacgagaaagcggcagcctgctgggctccatacccagcgcaaagtcaccctttgtggatactgcactacggggctccgcggccagctgccggcataactataatatatttacggtttgaatttcgtcacgccacttatataacatcattccccaatgtcttataaagctaaccgttgtgtccgatttgattttaagacatttttataaacgtgaggcgtctttgtaggacgtgcagctgcttgctatatgtcccattcattacaatggggaaataccgcagctagctcactttcgcataactaaagtatatttacagtttgaatttcgtcacggcatgaatattacaggttcctcaaggtcttacaaagcttagctaacacttgtccgatttcggatttcaattgaatgtatttttgtgaatgtcagagttaggaggaggctagctagctctcattgatggattccatctcaccgcggcttatcaatgagactcgcggacaagaggcgtttatttccccgattgtttgtttaaataactcaacacacatacccattataagattaactggaacctgcgggctgcggtaaaagattgcgggcgtaacaagctcgctgaccgcactctcagtcactcaccggtagtaggaagaggggagggagaacagcgagatgcaggccctggagctctgtcagggcagcggtgtgtGGTAGTTCCAGTCACCCaggaaagggtgagtttgcgcgggtattgagcaccgggccgccggccgagctcaatcgagctcacagcaggccggggtctgtgacggaggacaggcagggcggcgatgtagcaacccaggcagcaccggcgctaaactccgacacacagtcggacaacatttgcaattagccatccattttcgtaaagcggtccatatttgagctttatatggttgatttctcgcataaaaaagtttcagaagtgaattttgtaatggaatagcagagatctgcgtgacctagattcagaaaactacctgatctcaggtcagttgtgtagcctatgtaaatgttggggcgtgaccgttctcacccacggctgtgacaaaggttccggattttgagatgcttacgcaagcaactagctttgttgggattcgcccgttttcagcggaatgagattttcatagtaaaggggtgtcaatgggattttgagcttctatgtatgtcctatttacccaccgaactgtcgttattcaactatgacagggtaaaatcagttttgcattctatcacccctttaaaggtgctctaagcaatgttgggtgaagtcacttcttgttgacgttcaaagtattgtcaaacaaaacggaggctagctcgcccctccctcctcctcatcccgtcccctccccctcccttcctgaaaaaaaacaacataaacgcgcgttgtggaagtagcctacgtgctaacgctgctgcggtgtttggctcaaccagctccttcttgtcagttattggctggaacactgtgtgttatgtttggtggtgcaggttggcgcagttagTTTttgagcctgggctgtctacagagaccgtgctttttttacggtgtgttcaggggacaggcagctagcggatagtgaggagatgtttgctgtatgtgacaaaaagatttgtagcctaaaaaacgcgtgacatcgcttagaacACCTTTAAAGTTAATGTACTGTAACATGTTTAAGTGATTATGGCATATTTTAAATGGCTGTGAAAGCACAAGTTGAACATTTACAAATTTTACACATAGAGGCTTTAAATGTGTTAACAACCGTTATCAGTAGGCTATGTATGGTCAGTAGTGTGCCAATTGTCCACTGTAGTTTTCCACTAAACATGGGTAAACTAATTCACAAATTGATCTTTTAAAACGTATAAACATGTAAAATACTACTACTAGGCTTATCGCCTTTAATTATTTCTATAACAATTTGatacaaaactgtaaaaaaaaaaatctgtgaagTAACGTAAAATAACTTTCTTGTAAAAAATACAGTAATTTTCCTAAATTAAACTAGTTTGTAGCTTAAATTTTACATTTACTAATTTTTATTCACTAATTTGATCTAATTTAAGACattcatttacagtatttaactTGAATCTAACAGTTTAATCTATTAAATAAAAGATACATATTTgtaaattttttatatatttgcaaatgtattttaacatttttattaataattttttttttaatggaaatgCTATGGTTTTTCACAGTTATGGGTTTTTCATGTTCTTTTACCATAGACATGTAAACTCACAGtctgttttttgtaatttttggatctttttgtgttttttacaaATAGGAAGAATCTGTAAAATAAAGGAGTTTATTTATCGGCTACAGAATACGTCCTCCTTTAAAATAGAGGTGGAGTGTGGACATCTCCAGAACTTTTGTAAGACCTTCatttgtcattaaaaaaaactttctgtGCGCAGTATGTTACTCACGCGCTGCTGAGGCACGCTGCGGCGGATTTTACGCACGAGCTGTTAACACACAGGCTGCTGGAGAAGAGAAACGATCACGTGTCCTCTGTTACCTGTGTGGACACAGCGGCCGGGGAGCGCACACCGGGCTGCGGAAGACTGTGGGACTCCGGGGCTCTGGCAGGCTCCGGCTCGCTCTCCTTCCGCTCCATAGGCGATGGCGCGCGTGTCCCGGGGCGAACGCACAGCCTCTTGGCGTACGGAGCCCCCGGGTCCTCCTCGGAGCGGACCCTGTctgctgtttctgtgtgtatcgCTGTCCGCGGCGGCTTCACGTCCGCGACCTCGGTCACCCGCCGGAGGTACGGGATCACAAGCTGCAGGTGGGACGGCGCGTGGCCGTTTCCCGTTTCCGAGGCAACGCAGAGCGTCGTCGTCGGCCTGGAGCCCGCGACGCCCACGATGCTGTTGagcgttgctatggagacggcGCCGATGCAATGGTTGGTGTAGGTCTTGGAGAGCTTGGCGGCGCGCGACAACATCTGCATCCTGGTGCCCAACAGGTTCTTCCCGATGGCTTTGTTCTCGTACCACGTCACGTCGCTCGCGCAGCAGTGGTCCCGGGGCCGCTGGAAGAACGCCCCGCACAGCGGGTTCCGTTTGGACACGTAGCGAACGAAGCTGGCGTACGGACACTGCTCCGAGCCCGTCTCGTACATCCGCGGCAGGGTGTCCTCGTCTGCGTCCGGACGCTTCTTGGTCCAGGCGGCGGAGCGGGACTTGTGGTACGGCCCCAGAGCTTTAAAGTAGACAAACTTTCTCCCGTCCTCGTCCACCGCCAGGCCGAACGAGTCCTCCTCCAGCTCCCGCTGGTTCTCGCGGCCCCGGGTGCAGAAATACATGCAGGTCTCGAACCAGACTTTGTTGAGCAGCCCGAACGGCGTGTCGCTGTTGAACACAGAGGACTCGTAAAGTTTCCGCAGGTCCGAGCGCGTGATGGCCTGCTTCTGCACCACGGGCCCGGCGCCCTGCTCCTCCAGCCGCCGGATGACCGCGGCCAGGGTCAGGTTGGCGCTGCGCAGCTCCGGGTCCTTGGTGAGGTCCAGGGTGCGGCAGTAGGGCGGCTCGTTCAGGTACCGGTTCAGGGAGCTCCGGATGCTGATGAGGGACGACTTGCTGTACAGCTGCCCACTCTTGGAGCGCGCCTCCGCGTAAAAGGAGCGCAGCACCGCGCACAGCGCGTCCTTGTCCAGAGTTTCAAAGTCTGGACTTTGGGCTTTCTCGCTGAGGTACTCCCGGAAGATCCTCACCGCGTACCGGGTGGCAAGGCGCGTGTTCTCGCTCAGCCTGTTCCTCTCCGACCGCTGCAGCTCTCCCTCCAGGTGAGACTCCATCCCGGCGGGCATGCTGCCGCTGCACGGCTCCgactctccctcctccttctctccccgGTCCATACTCCGCATAAGGACCGCCTGCATCTCCGCGGAGGAACCGCTGGAGTCCAGCACCGTGCCCCCTGACTCCCACTCCAGCTCCGCACCATCTCTGTCGGACTCctcgtcctcttcctccccGGTGATCTGGACCTCCTGgatctcctcttcatcctcctcctcccccccctcctcctccccgctCCTGTCGGGGCAGCTCAGCTGCTCCTGCTCCGTGTCTCCGCTGCCAGGCATTCTCGCCATATTGCGGTCTGTGAAGCAGTCCTCCGGCAGCGCGCATGCGCTATATTGGACCGCAGCGCTGAAAGCCTTTTGTGTTTAAGTGACCTTCAGCCGTGCACGCGGCTTTTTAAGGCACGGGGAGCGAGCGCAGCGGGAGGGTAGATTTGGAAGCGCGCTCCCTGCCGAAAAGGCTGCAGTATTGGACTGCATATTGGACCAGCAGTGTGATGTGGTGGGGAACAGCACTGCACGAGCGTCACCTCCAGTATCATCATCTTCAGCCAAACAGACAGTGCTAGTTTCGCTTCTAAATCACTTTGATACATAATATGATGAGTAGGACTGTATGAAAAAAGACACAAGCTACACACATCCATTCAGCAGATTAACTAGGGGACTGAGTTCAGGTAGATTATTTCCCATTTGGTACCTCAACTCATATTAAACTATTTGCATAAAGACACAGAGGAAGACTACATGCAGTCAGTATTCAGTATTATTTGTCTGTTTAGCATAAGTTACATATGCATGATATTGGCTTGTTTGTGTGAGTGAACTTACTGTATGGGTATTCAGCTTGGGACTTATGATGCAATCTGATGGCTATAAAAATAGTAGAACTGGAACTAGAACACATAAAGGAGCTTTCCACATGTGTACTTTTATAATCACCAAAACAAGCAaataagatgaaaaaaaaatgcacaaataGATTTGTCATAATTGAGAATTAACTATAAATGAATTGCAGTCTTTGCACATGAAAAAGCACATGGAAGGGAATAAACGTGAAATGTTTCACATATGATAAAAATGAGGGAATAAACAGGAGAGCAGACCATCAGATTGTATTAAGGAGCACATGCGGAAGATTACTAGCAGGGCAATGTGCTCCTCAGACCCCAAGGGGTCCCGCCACTGTGTGTAAGTTTTTAGTCATTTCACTTTTAAAATGATCTTTTTAATTGACAAACATCATtggtgtaattcatggctcaattcaaacaggatcaaaaattatttgtctctcccctttctccacggtaattatattttttaaagaaataagaTCCCTGGGATCCatcggaaggggagggacttagCCTCTCTATACAatcagacttctttttggagccaatGGAGTcgtcccctgctggaagttagatagaatgcaggtttaaagctTCGACTTCACCATTgacttcacttttcagacctggTAGTTGTAGCTTGGTTAGCTTCTTGAGACccgaacaagacatttttatcaGAATTTCAGGCCTGTAACACTGTAAGTGCTGCTGCAAATATTCATCTTTTTATGGAATGATTTACCAAGCCTTTGTGAAATGTATTAGGCAGCCAGAGGACATGTTATCTTTACTCCTCTTAGATTTTCACTTGAACTTAAAAGTGGAGTCCTTGACTCTAATCCAATCATTTTGTGAAATTCAGAAAATATCCCTCCATGGTCTCTGCTTGCTGTCTGTTCTGTGTGCGCTGAAAatgggaaacaaacaaaacaacgctCGTGCACAGGACAGGGAAGAGGCCATGATGTGTAAAGAGAAAGGCAGTGGGAGCGAGCTAGAGGGACGGTAGATCTGGCAAacgcttttgtgtgtgtatatatatatatgtgtgtgtatatatatatatatatatatatatatagctctgAAAAGTAAAGCAATGTAATCTATATGTAGTCCATGTATTTACTACTGTCCACATAGTCTATATCAATGACATTTAATTTACAGAATAGTTCCAGTGCCGCCTGAagttctgccggatgtccgttaccttcctctttctttcttctatttctgaggactatggttaactgctcctcagatctctgcagggtaaatccagacagctagcgagactatctgtccaatctgagttttctgttgcacgactaaaactacttttgaacgtacacgttccaccaaaacaagttccttcccgagactattttgcagaggcactgttgcttcgtccggtgcttagcgccgccccggacgattgtgattggtttaaagaaatgccaataaacaataaatacattttttcccatcccgtaatgctgtgtggactagtcagaccttcctccgcagcgctgtgaagtaaggtctggcaatgcaagactactgtC
The Perca fluviatilis chromosome 9, GENO_Pfluv_1.0, whole genome shotgun sequence genome window above contains:
- the LOC120566095 gene encoding uncharacterized protein LOC120566095; translation: MARMPGSGDTEQEQLSCPDRSGEEEGGEEEDEEEIQEVQITGEEEDEESDRDGAELEWESGGTVLDSSGSSAEMQAVLMRSMDRGEKEEGESEPCSGSMPAGMESHLEGELQRSERNRLSENTRLATRYAVRIFREYLSEKAQSPDFETLDKDALCAVLRSFYAEARSKSGQLYSKSSLISIRSSLNRYLNEPPYCRTLDLTKDPELRSANLTLAAVIRRLEEQGAGPVVQKQAITRSDLRKLYESSVFNSDTPFGLLNKVWFETCMYFCTRGRENQRELEEDSFGLAVDEDGRKFVYFKALGPYHKSRSAAWTKKRPDADEDTLPRMYETGSEQCPYASFVRYVSKRNPLCGAFFQRPRDHCCASDVTWYENKAIGKNLLGTRMQMLSRAAKLSKTYTNHCIGAVSIATLNSIVGVAGSRPTTTLCVASETGNGHAPSHLQLVIPYLRRVTEVADVKPPRTAIHTETADRVRSEEDPGAPYAKRLCVRPGTRAPSPMERKESEPEPARAPESHSLPQPGVRSPAAVSTQDSCGSSSTSSQQPVSVSPASPLGSAGIPTPAQLTKTTAPVHIDVGGHMYTSSLATLTKYPESRIGRLFDGTEPIVLDSLKQHYFIDRDGPMFRYILNFLRTSKLLLPDDFKEYSMLYEEATFFQLTPLQAELQRWRTEQECGGVCPQCECVAIHVAPELGERIGVSARWAVIQEVFPEVRDVMSNSLNTSWTQDSTHITRFPLNGYCHLNSVQVLERFQQRGFWITASCGGGADSSQFSEYILRREGRGSRQPPTLIQIKQELMD